From a single Vicinamibacterales bacterium genomic region:
- a CDS encoding methylmalonyl-CoA mutase family protein yields MPPTTGARPGSVAPTSARQASFATISGRPVERLYTPQSLPGFDDQRDLNVPGGFPYTRGIHPTGYRGKLWTMRQFAGFGTPEETNARYKELLQNGGTGLSVAFDLPTLMGRDPDHALSLGEVGKCGVSIASLADMETLFDGISLADVTTSMTINSPASMLLAMYLVVAERQGADWKAISGTIQNDILKEFIAQKEYIYPPRPSMRLITDVFGFCMREVPRWNTISVSGYHIREAGATALQELAFTLRDGVEYVQYGVDAGLDVDAFVPRISFFFNAHSDFFEEIAKYRAARKIWAHVMRDRFGAKDERSLKLRFHTQTAGVSLTAQQPYNNVVRTAVQALGAVLGGTQSLHTNSLDEALALPTSEAVTIALRTQQIIAHETGVANVVDPLGGSYFVERLTLDMEREALGIFDTIDGMGGMVAAIECGYPQKEIAESAYLFQQAVERRERIIVGVNDFVADREDAIPTLYIDEAAAGRQLAKLERVRRERDDDRARRALDHLREVAAGTGNTMEPILAAVRAYATIGEMCDALREVWGEYEEVPVV; encoded by the coding sequence ATGCCACCCACAACTGGAGCGCGCCCGGGAAGCGTGGCCCCAACCTCGGCGAGGCAGGCCTCCTTCGCGACAATCTCGGGCCGGCCCGTCGAGAGGCTGTACACCCCGCAATCCCTGCCGGGATTCGACGACCAGCGCGACCTGAACGTCCCGGGCGGCTTTCCGTACACGCGTGGCATCCACCCGACGGGCTATCGCGGCAAGCTCTGGACGATGAGGCAGTTTGCCGGATTTGGGACGCCCGAGGAGACGAACGCCCGCTACAAAGAACTGCTGCAGAACGGCGGCACGGGCCTGAGCGTGGCGTTCGACCTGCCGACGCTGATGGGACGCGACCCCGACCACGCGCTGTCGCTCGGCGAGGTGGGGAAGTGCGGTGTCTCGATCGCGTCGCTGGCCGACATGGAGACGCTGTTCGACGGCATCTCGCTGGCCGACGTCACGACGTCGATGACGATCAACTCGCCGGCGTCGATGCTGTTGGCGATGTATCTGGTCGTCGCCGAACGCCAGGGTGCCGACTGGAAGGCGATCTCCGGCACCATTCAGAACGACATCCTGAAAGAGTTCATCGCCCAGAAGGAGTACATCTACCCGCCGCGTCCGTCGATGCGGCTCATCACCGACGTCTTCGGCTTCTGCATGCGCGAGGTGCCACGCTGGAACACGATCTCGGTGAGCGGGTATCACATCCGGGAGGCCGGCGCGACGGCCCTCCAGGAACTGGCGTTCACGCTGCGCGATGGCGTCGAGTACGTGCAGTACGGCGTGGACGCGGGTCTCGACGTGGACGCGTTCGTGCCGCGCATCTCGTTTTTCTTCAACGCCCACAGCGATTTCTTCGAAGAGATTGCGAAGTATCGCGCGGCCCGGAAGATCTGGGCGCACGTCATGCGCGACCGGTTTGGCGCGAAGGACGAGCGCTCGCTGAAGCTCCGCTTCCACACGCAGACGGCGGGCGTCTCGCTCACCGCGCAGCAGCCCTACAACAACGTCGTTCGAACCGCCGTGCAGGCGCTCGGGGCCGTCCTGGGCGGCACGCAGTCGCTGCACACCAACTCGCTGGACGAGGCCCTGGCGTTGCCCACGAGCGAGGCTGTGACCATCGCGCTGCGGACGCAGCAGATCATCGCGCACGAGACGGGCGTGGCGAATGTCGTCGATCCGCTGGGCGGGTCGTACTTCGTCGAACGGCTCACGCTCGACATGGAGCGCGAAGCCCTTGGCATCTTCGACACCATCGACGGGATGGGCGGGATGGTGGCGGCCATCGAGTGCGGCTACCCGCAGAAGGAAATCGCCGAGAGCGCCTACCTGTTTCAGCAGGCGGTCGAGCGGCGCGAGAGAATCATCGTCGGTGTGAACGACTTCGTGGCCGATCGGGAGGATGCGATCCCCACGCTCTACATCGACGAGGCCGCGGCCGGGCGGCAGCTCGCGAAGCTGGAACGGGTCAGGCGGGAACGGGATGACGACCGTGCGAGGCGCGCCCTCGATCACCTCCGCGAGGTGGCCGCCGGAACGGGCAACACCATGGAACCGATTCTCGCCGCGGTGCGCGCGTACGCCACCATTGGCGAGATGTGCGACGCCCTGCGCGAGGTGTGGGGCGAGTACGAGGAAGTACCGGTGGTGTAG
- a CDS encoding response regulator — MPYKLLLADDSVTIQRVIELTFADEDVKVTAVGDGQQAIDCIGADRPDIVLADVGMPKRDGYEVAAFVKDNPELAHIPVLLLTGAFEPVDEARARAAKCDGVLAKPFEPQMLIGRVKELLSGVKPSRSVPPPLVPAVAPVAVPPPAPPTPAAVVDEADEPTVRIFAPLHFGGQPEQAPTAQLPTAQPPAEPPPAALVVEEIFEATPVPILQNDTDMVLDPSSLNLRTDTPPPDSSLDDYFDRLDAAFAHLTGQPAGREGTATRSPGDLWPEPTPPAADWAQAAVEPQATFDVHPPADPAPSLAGADEGRMPVSSPVTPAAAEPEAAPLVAVPVADAFAALFDAEHRHGPEALNLGDPYAAASVMLPGTALTEDFIQDVARRVAERLGDGALRQVVADVVSTTTERLVREEIARLKASIR; from the coding sequence ATGCCGTACAAACTCCTGCTTGCAGACGACAGCGTTACGATCCAGCGGGTCATCGAGCTGACCTTCGCCGACGAGGACGTCAAGGTGACGGCCGTGGGCGATGGCCAGCAGGCCATCGATTGCATCGGGGCGGATCGTCCCGACATCGTGCTGGCCGACGTGGGCATGCCGAAGCGGGACGGATACGAGGTGGCGGCCTTCGTCAAGGACAACCCGGAACTCGCGCACATTCCCGTCCTGCTGTTGACAGGCGCCTTCGAGCCGGTCGATGAGGCGCGCGCGCGCGCCGCGAAGTGCGACGGGGTGCTGGCCAAACCGTTCGAGCCGCAGATGCTGATAGGTCGCGTCAAGGAACTGTTGAGCGGCGTGAAACCATCGAGATCGGTGCCCCCGCCTCTGGTGCCGGCCGTGGCCCCGGTGGCCGTGCCACCTCCCGCGCCGCCCACTCCCGCTGCCGTGGTCGATGAGGCGGACGAGCCCACGGTGAGAATATTCGCGCCGTTACACTTCGGTGGGCAGCCGGAGCAGGCGCCGACGGCCCAGTTGCCGACGGCCCAGCCCCCGGCAGAACCTCCGCCCGCGGCGCTCGTGGTCGAGGAGATATTCGAGGCGACGCCGGTGCCGATCCTGCAGAACGACACCGACATGGTGCTCGACCCATCCTCTCTCAATCTGCGGACCGATACGCCGCCGCCGGACTCGTCGCTCGACGACTACTTCGACCGCCTGGACGCGGCCTTCGCGCACTTGACCGGCCAGCCGGCCGGCCGTGAGGGCACCGCTACACGATCGCCGGGTGACCTGTGGCCGGAGCCGACGCCTCCAGCTGCCGACTGGGCGCAGGCAGCCGTCGAGCCTCAGGCGACATTCGACGTTCACCCTCCAGCCGATCCGGCGCCATCGCTCGCGGGCGCAGACGAGGGTCGCATGCCCGTTTCGAGTCCCGTCACCCCCGCGGCGGCCGAACCGGAGGCGGCGCCGCTCGTTGCCGTCCCGGTGGCCGACGCGTTCGCCGCGCTGTTCGACGCGGAGCACCGTCACGGCCCCGAGGCGCTGAACCTCGGCGATCCGTACGCGGCTGCATCGGTGATGCTGCCCGGCACGGCGCTGACGGAGGACTTCATCCAGGACGTCGCGCGCCGCGTCGCCGAGCGTCTCGGCGATGGAGCCCTTCGCCAAGTGGTGGCGGACGTCGTCTCGACGACGACCGAACGCCTGGTCCGGGAGGAAATCGCCCGCTTGAAGGCGTCGATCCGGTAG
- a CDS encoding M20/M25/M40 family metallo-hydrolase, with product MTGRLSIALVLLSLSIPAWAAVPGGRVRHAMSVSLDPATHQLVVTDTIQLPHAWAGAVDFVLSGALHLTRSEPAAREVPLGRDATLFGINGTSEDLGRQAQVKRYQVTLAPGQATLTLCYRGAMDFGLSDAKEQYTRGFRTTAGIVGPEGVYLAGSSFWYPAFNGDLVEFDLDVAQPAGWHVISQGHGTSRDDRGRARWASGGAMDEIDLVGGPLQVWRDSAGTVETLVYLHDRDDALAAKYLAATSQYLEMYRQLIGPYPYRKFALVENFWETGYGMPTFALLGKQIIRFPFIITSSYPHEILHNWWGNSVFVDYESGNWCEGMTAYLADHLIQEQRGAGDEYRRSTLQKYRDYVKAGRDFPLTAFRSRESASTEAVGYGKALMAFHMLRLSVGDDTFRMAIARLYRDFNGKRASFADVEKTFATVSGRDLGRFFGDWVGRAGAPTLAVDVTRAGPDATAFSVEGRLRQTQPGDPFVVDVPVVVQTTKGVVSEVVHLDRAARDFTIRSTDAPLMVHVDPRFDVFRKLDPRETPPSIGQIFGEPRVLALLPSGAAPQELEAWRTLLQGWQSASHAIEMKRDIEVTTLPRDRAIWVVGRENTWAGRLFRTHVGMVSSESAIEVDGEKMALANHTLVLVTRHPDNVEKAVGWLAVDPAAAFPGLGRKLPHYGKYSYLGFEGTEPVNVLKGQWQDSDSPLRVDVRRLAGQTAAIMALPPDPRRPLAELPPVFSQKDLLAHVAFLADAAPEGRGPGSGGHEAAAKYIAERFKAFGLAPGGADGSYFQPFTMPIGGPREEKRVSNVVGYIPGTKIEWKDQAVLVTAHYDHLGLGWPDVHKGDEGKVHPGADDNASGVSVMLELAHTLAAGEKPSRSVVFIAFTGEEAGLAGSKYYAAHAGRFPLPKTIGVINLDTVGRLGEQRLSVLGTSTASEWQHIFRGASFVTGVESRNVPESVQASDQVSFIQQGVPAVQIFTSAHADYHRPSDTPDKIDGPGLVKVATFVREGVAYLAERAEPLTSTLAPAGASGTQTPAAPSAATGPGAPTPRRVSFGTVPDFAFEGPGVRVSGLVPGSPAEKAGLQVGDVVAAIDGRPIANLQAFSNALRTLGVGQTVRATVIRGGKELALSVTLAER from the coding sequence ATGACTGGTCGCCTGTCGATTGCCCTCGTGCTGCTCTCGCTGTCGATTCCGGCCTGGGCGGCCGTCCCCGGCGGTCGCGTCCGGCACGCGATGTCGGTCAGTCTCGATCCCGCCACGCACCAACTCGTGGTGACCGATACGATCCAACTTCCGCACGCGTGGGCGGGCGCGGTGGATTTCGTGCTGAGCGGCGCCCTGCATCTGACTCGGAGTGAGCCCGCGGCGCGCGAGGTTCCGCTCGGCCGGGACGCGACGTTGTTCGGCATCAACGGGACCAGCGAGGACCTCGGGCGTCAGGCCCAGGTGAAGCGATATCAGGTGACGCTCGCGCCCGGGCAGGCGACGCTGACGCTTTGTTACCGCGGCGCGATGGACTTCGGTCTCTCGGACGCGAAGGAGCAGTACACGCGCGGTTTCCGCACCACGGCGGGCATCGTCGGGCCCGAGGGCGTCTATCTGGCGGGCAGCAGTTTCTGGTATCCGGCGTTCAACGGGGACCTGGTCGAGTTCGACCTGGACGTCGCGCAACCGGCCGGCTGGCATGTCATCTCGCAGGGCCATGGCACGTCACGTGACGACCGAGGTCGCGCACGCTGGGCCTCGGGCGGCGCCATGGACGAGATCGACCTGGTCGGCGGTCCGCTCCAGGTCTGGCGTGATTCGGCGGGCACCGTCGAGACTCTCGTCTACCTCCACGATCGCGATGACGCGCTGGCGGCCAAGTATCTTGCCGCGACGTCGCAATACCTCGAGATGTATCGCCAGTTGATTGGCCCGTATCCGTACCGCAAGTTCGCGCTCGTCGAGAACTTCTGGGAGACCGGTTACGGGATGCCGACCTTCGCGCTGCTCGGCAAGCAGATCATCCGCTTCCCGTTCATCATCACCTCGTCCTACCCGCACGAGATCCTGCACAACTGGTGGGGCAACTCGGTCTTCGTGGACTACGAGAGCGGCAATTGGTGCGAGGGTATGACCGCGTACCTCGCCGACCATCTGATCCAGGAGCAGCGCGGGGCGGGCGACGAGTACCGACGTTCGACCCTCCAGAAGTACCGCGACTACGTCAAGGCCGGCCGCGACTTCCCGCTCACCGCGTTCCGTTCACGCGAGAGTGCGTCGACCGAGGCGGTGGGCTACGGCAAGGCGCTGATGGCGTTCCACATGCTGCGGCTGTCGGTCGGCGATGACACGTTCCGCATGGCCATCGCGCGGCTCTATCGCGACTTCAACGGCAAGCGCGCGTCGTTTGCCGATGTCGAGAAGACGTTTGCCACCGTGAGTGGGCGCGACCTCGGCCGATTCTTCGGGGATTGGGTTGGGCGCGCAGGGGCGCCGACGCTCGCCGTCGACGTGACGCGTGCGGGTCCAGACGCCACCGCGTTCTCTGTCGAGGGGCGTCTCCGGCAGACCCAGCCGGGCGATCCGTTCGTCGTCGATGTGCCGGTCGTCGTGCAGACGACCAAGGGCGTGGTCAGCGAGGTCGTCCATCTCGATCGCGCGGCGCGGGACTTCACGATCCGGTCCACCGACGCGCCGCTGATGGTGCACGTCGATCCGCGATTCGATGTCTTCCGCAAGCTCGATCCTCGCGAGACGCCGCCCTCGATCGGACAGATCTTCGGTGAACCCCGGGTGCTCGCGCTCCTCCCGTCGGGAGCGGCCCCCCAGGAACTCGAGGCCTGGCGGACGTTGCTCCAGGGTTGGCAGTCGGCAAGCCACGCCATCGAGATGAAGCGCGACATCGAGGTGACGACGCTGCCGCGGGATCGCGCGATCTGGGTGGTCGGGCGAGAGAACACGTGGGCGGGACGACTGTTCCGGACGCACGTAGGAATGGTGTCGAGCGAATCGGCGATCGAGGTGGATGGCGAGAAGATGGCGCTCGCGAATCATACGCTGGTGCTCGTCACGCGTCATCCGGACAACGTCGAGAAGGCCGTCGGCTGGCTGGCGGTCGATCCGGCCGCCGCGTTCCCCGGTCTCGGCCGCAAGCTGCCGCACTACGGCAAGTACTCGTATCTCGGCTTCGAAGGCACCGAGCCGGTCAATGTGCTGAAGGGGCAATGGCAGGATTCGGATTCGCCGCTGCGCGTGGACGTGCGGAGGCTGGCGGGGCAGACGGCGGCCATCATGGCGCTGCCACCCGATCCCCGCAGGCCACTCGCCGAATTGCCGCCGGTCTTCTCCCAGAAGGACCTGCTGGCGCATGTCGCGTTCCTCGCCGATGCGGCGCCCGAGGGGCGCGGTCCCGGCAGCGGCGGGCACGAAGCGGCCGCGAAGTATATCGCCGAGCGCTTCAAGGCGTTCGGCCTCGCACCCGGCGGCGCCGACGGTTCGTACTTCCAGCCGTTCACCATGCCGATTGGAGGGCCGCGCGAGGAGAAGCGCGTGTCGAACGTCGTCGGGTACATTCCCGGCACGAAGATCGAGTGGAAGGATCAGGCCGTGCTCGTCACCGCGCACTATGACCACCTGGGTCTCGGCTGGCCGGATGTGCACAAGGGCGACGAGGGCAAGGTGCACCCCGGCGCCGACGACAACGCGAGCGGCGTGTCGGTGATGCTGGAACTGGCGCACACGCTGGCGGCCGGCGAGAAGCCGTCGCGCTCGGTCGTGTTCATCGCATTCACCGGCGAGGAAGCCGGCCTGGCCGGCTCGAAATACTACGCGGCTCACGCTGGACGTTTCCCGCTGCCGAAGACGATCGGTGTGATCAACCTCGACACCGTGGGTCGCCTGGGTGAGCAGAGACTGTCCGTCCTCGGAACCAGCACCGCCTCGGAATGGCAGCACATCTTCCGCGGCGCGAGCTTCGTCACCGGCGTGGAGAGCCGCAATGTGCCCGAATCCGTTCAGGCCTCCGATCAGGTGAGCTTCATCCAGCAGGGCGTGCCGGCCGTCCAGATATTCACGAGCGCACACGCCGACTACCATCGGCCCAGCGACACGCCGGACAAGATCGACGGCCCCGGCCTCGTCAAGGTCGCCACATTCGTCCGCGAAGGCGTGGCCTATCTCGCGGAGCGGGCCGAACCGCTGACGAGCACGCTCGCTCCGGCCGGCGCGAGCGGCACCCAGACCCCGGCGGCGCCATCGGCCGCGACGGGCCCGGGCGCCCCAACTCCACGACGCGTGAGCTTCGGAACGGTCCCCGACTTCGCCTTCGAAGGCCCGGGAGTGAGAGTGAGCGGCCTGGTTCCAGGTTCGCCGGCGGAGAAGGCCGGCCTCCAGGTGGGAGACGTCGTCGCCGCCATCGACGGGAGGCCGATCGCCAATCTCCAGGCGTTCTCGAACGCGCTTCGCACGCTCGGCGTCGGCCAGACGGTACGGGCGACCGTCATCCGCGGCGGCAAGGAGCTGGCGCTGTCAGTGACCCTGGCTGAACGGTGA
- a CDS encoding Gfo/Idh/MocA family oxidoreductase, whose protein sequence is MTYRSAIIGTGRVGSLLERDPRRPKPHSHAGWHRRHPSIELVAGADIDPERLSAFGEDWGIPADRLFADYREMLAVVRPDIVSIAAWAPARLEMVLAALDAGARGLWIEKAIATSIDEAERLREVIARTGATAIVDHPRRADGAYRAVKRVIDEGTLGELQTVNCLMSGHLMHTGTHAWDVLLYWCGPWRSATGWLDDPAVDGVQVKDTGGHAHVVFGGDVHAYVTGRDKRYYIFQFDLVFSEGRIQIGNDVRRVMRPADSPRYTGFRELVEVTDLPLDDPYPHPMVYDLVHAMESRVEPVMSVRNAIDAFGLGLALFQSGLDNHKVVTPDLLDRTLRVESV, encoded by the coding sequence ATGACGTATCGCTCGGCCATCATCGGGACGGGGCGGGTGGGTTCGCTGCTCGAGCGCGATCCCCGCCGGCCCAAGCCGCACTCCCATGCCGGCTGGCATCGACGTCATCCGTCGATCGAATTGGTGGCCGGCGCCGACATCGATCCGGAACGGCTGTCCGCCTTCGGCGAGGATTGGGGTATTCCCGCGGACCGTCTCTTCGCCGACTACCGTGAGATGCTCGCCGTCGTCCGGCCGGACATCGTGTCGATAGCGGCGTGGGCCCCTGCGCGGCTCGAGATGGTGTTGGCGGCGCTCGACGCGGGCGCTCGCGGGCTGTGGATCGAGAAGGCCATTGCGACTTCCATCGACGAGGCGGAGCGGTTGCGCGAGGTGATCGCGCGCACCGGCGCGACGGCCATCGTCGATCACCCGAGGCGCGCCGACGGGGCCTACCGGGCGGTGAAGCGGGTCATAGACGAGGGCACGCTGGGCGAGTTGCAGACGGTGAACTGCCTGATGAGCGGGCACCTGATGCACACGGGCACGCACGCCTGGGACGTGCTGCTCTACTGGTGCGGGCCCTGGCGCTCGGCCACCGGCTGGCTCGATGATCCGGCGGTGGACGGTGTGCAGGTGAAGGACACGGGCGGGCACGCCCACGTCGTGTTTGGCGGCGACGTGCATGCGTACGTCACGGGCCGGGACAAGCGCTACTACATCTTCCAGTTCGACTTGGTCTTCAGCGAGGGGCGGATCCAGATAGGCAACGACGTACGCCGCGTGATGCGCCCGGCCGACAGCCCGCGCTACACCGGATTCCGCGAACTCGTCGAGGTGACCGATCTGCCGCTCGACGATCCCTATCCGCACCCGATGGTGTACGACCTGGTGCACGCAATGGAAAGCCGCGTCGAGCCGGTGATGTCGGTCCGGAACGCGATCGATGCGTTCGGCCTCGGGCTCGCGCTGTTCCAGTCCGGCCTCGACAATCACAAGGTCGTGACACCCGACCTGCTCGATCGCACCCTGCGCGTCGAAAGCGTCTGA
- a CDS encoding TonB-dependent receptor, with protein MRRSVTLLCVSLMIVLAIAASGDAQTTGGLSGRVTDPSGLGVVDVVVTLTGPPLPNVARTIRSDASGTYQFKDLAPGVYRVSFEFQGFEPQTRDVSIGDAAQLPLDIRLEIAAIPQTVKVTHDLEDNEMPRDVRPGEVTWPADALDRLPIGRSPEEVALMTPGVTATGPGGALTMAGAFSYGNLFLVDGMVANDSTRGQARGFYIGEAVKETRVAAGAVPAEFGRFQGGVVQTITRSGGNTFSVSGRVGLTNDSWRALTPYKGDQTLNHRVPTWEAVVGGPVVRNRIYLLVAAMAAHSEQSRTLAYTRGNYPYGEDDRKYQVKGTWTPSRAHTIRATYFRVDSSRQGVNAGSVMDRASLYDNESPESLSGLTYNAVVSERWLLEARYSQRRLTYSGFGSSDTGLGGGTPIWDRSRSDARFNSPAGCAVCPDAADTRNNQDVAAKLWFSLPTSRRGVHDVTVGFDLFRETRYTNAYQSGSGFRVRATRSIIQGDQVYPVFLPDRTTWIYWTPIPKNSAGNDLRTYSAYVSDAWRLSPRMTVKAGLRVDLNDDHDSLGARAVNDLAASPRLGVTWDPAGTGTWQLSAGWARYLTAINTNVADAASAGGRPATYVYDYLGPAVNPTASATLTPSHVALQTLFAWFLASPGVGRATRSAPSIPSVNVRMDPDVGPLDTREAMVGVSRQLGRRGFVRVEGMYRRFLNFYATRRDRGTGKIVDPIAGTNDLVLITNADTDVSRSYKGLLTQFSVRATARIQASASYTLASTRGNVDGDDASTGPSMVTLTDYPEYRRVSWSAPDGPLASDQTHRLRLWTTWDLPVSSRVGRLTMALVQRVETGSPWSGVANINPKAYVVNPGYVSPPTSVPYYFTPRGEFRTDTLTATDISVNWSRRLPHLRKGQWFFRGILTNVFNQSAALRVNRTVLTRNDSVAFQGFNPFVDTPIRGVHYDYGPDFGKPINPTDYQSPREFSISLGIRY; from the coding sequence ATGAGACGATCCGTCACCCTGCTGTGCGTGTCGTTGATGATCGTCCTGGCGATCGCCGCGTCCGGCGACGCCCAGACCACCGGAGGTCTGTCGGGGCGTGTGACCGATCCGTCCGGCCTGGGTGTCGTCGATGTGGTCGTGACCCTGACGGGACCGCCGCTGCCAAACGTCGCGCGCACGATCCGGTCCGACGCGAGCGGGACCTACCAGTTCAAGGACCTGGCCCCAGGCGTCTACCGGGTGTCGTTCGAGTTCCAGGGCTTCGAGCCCCAGACGCGAGACGTATCGATCGGGGATGCGGCCCAGCTCCCGCTCGACATCCGCCTCGAAATCGCTGCCATCCCCCAGACGGTCAAGGTGACGCACGATCTCGAGGACAACGAGATGCCGCGCGATGTCCGACCGGGTGAAGTGACGTGGCCGGCGGACGCCCTGGACCGCCTTCCCATCGGACGATCGCCGGAAGAAGTGGCGTTGATGACGCCCGGGGTGACGGCCACGGGGCCTGGTGGGGCGCTCACCATGGCGGGGGCGTTCTCCTACGGCAACCTGTTCCTCGTGGACGGCATGGTGGCCAACGACAGCACGCGCGGCCAGGCGCGCGGCTTCTACATCGGCGAGGCCGTGAAGGAAACGCGGGTCGCAGCGGGCGCGGTGCCCGCTGAGTTCGGACGGTTCCAGGGCGGTGTCGTGCAGACGATCACACGGTCCGGCGGGAACACGTTCAGCGTTTCCGGCCGTGTCGGGCTCACGAACGACTCCTGGCGAGCCCTGACCCCCTACAAGGGCGACCAGACGTTGAACCACCGCGTCCCCACTTGGGAGGCCGTCGTGGGCGGGCCGGTCGTCAGGAATCGGATCTACCTCCTGGTGGCGGCCATGGCGGCGCACAGCGAGCAGAGCCGGACGCTGGCCTACACGCGCGGGAACTACCCGTACGGAGAAGACGATCGAAAGTACCAGGTGAAGGGGACCTGGACGCCGTCCAGGGCGCACACCATCCGGGCCACGTACTTCCGCGTCGATTCCTCGCGGCAGGGCGTGAACGCCGGATCCGTGATGGACCGCGCGAGCCTCTACGACAACGAGTCGCCCGAGTCGCTGTCCGGGCTGACGTACAACGCGGTCGTGTCAGAGCGGTGGCTGCTCGAAGCCCGCTACTCACAGCGCCGGCTGACGTACTCGGGGTTTGGTTCGAGCGACACCGGCCTGGGCGGCGGCACCCCGATCTGGGATCGATCGCGGTCGGATGCGCGGTTCAACTCACCGGCCGGTTGTGCCGTCTGCCCCGACGCGGCCGATACGCGGAACAACCAGGACGTGGCGGCGAAGCTCTGGTTCAGTCTGCCGACGAGCCGTCGCGGCGTCCACGACGTGACGGTCGGCTTCGACCTGTTTCGGGAGACGCGGTATACGAACGCCTATCAGTCGGGCAGCGGATTCCGCGTTCGGGCCACGCGGTCGATCATCCAGGGTGACCAGGTGTATCCCGTCTTTCTCCCCGATCGGACGACGTGGATTTACTGGACGCCGATTCCGAAGAACTCGGCGGGCAACGACCTGCGGACGTACTCCGCATACGTCTCCGATGCCTGGCGCCTCTCGCCCCGGATGACCGTGAAGGCCGGTCTGCGGGTGGACCTGAACGACGACCACGACAGTCTCGGCGCCCGGGCGGTGAATGATCTCGCCGCGAGCCCCCGGCTGGGCGTCACGTGGGATCCGGCCGGCACAGGGACGTGGCAGCTGAGCGCGGGATGGGCGCGGTACCTGACCGCCATCAACACGAACGTGGCCGACGCGGCCTCGGCGGGCGGCCGTCCGGCGACGTACGTGTATGACTACCTCGGACCGGCGGTCAACCCGACGGCGTCGGCGACGCTCACGCCGTCGCACGTGGCCCTCCAAACGCTGTTCGCGTGGTTTCTCGCGTCTCCCGGCGTGGGCCGTGCCACGCGCAGCGCCCCCTCGATCCCGAGCGTCAACGTGCGGATGGACCCGGACGTCGGGCCGCTCGACACCCGCGAAGCGATGGTTGGCGTGTCACGCCAGTTGGGCCGCCGCGGGTTCGTGCGGGTCGAGGGCATGTACCGTCGATTTCTGAATTTCTACGCCACACGTCGGGACAGGGGGACGGGCAAGATCGTGGACCCGATCGCGGGCACGAACGATCTGGTGCTCATCACGAACGCCGATACCGACGTCTCGCGGTCCTACAAGGGGTTGTTGACGCAGTTCAGCGTCCGGGCCACCGCGCGCATCCAAGCGTCGGCCTCGTACACGCTGGCCTCCACGCGGGGCAATGTCGATGGCGATGATGCGAGCACTGGACCGTCGATGGTCACGCTCACCGACTATCCGGAGTATCGCCGCGTGTCGTGGAGTGCGCCGGACGGTCCGCTCGCCAGCGACCAGACGCATCGCCTGCGGCTGTGGACGACCTGGGATCTGCCCGTGTCGTCGCGCGTTGGGCGGCTGACGATGGCGCTCGTGCAGCGGGTGGAAACGGGCAGCCCGTGGTCTGGCGTGGCGAACATCAATCCCAAGGCGTACGTGGTCAATCCGGGATACGTGAGCCCGCCGACCTCGGTGCCGTACTACTTCACGCCCCGCGGGGAGTTTCGCACGGATACGCTGACGGCGACGGACATCTCGGTCAACTGGTCGCGCCGGCTGCCGCACCTCCGGAAGGGCCAGTGGTTCTTCCGTGGCATCCTGACGAACGTCTTCAACCAGTCGGCGGCGCTGCGGGTGAACCGTACGGTGCTGACGCGGAACGACAGCGTGGCGTTCCAGGGGTTCAACCCGTTCGTCGACACGCCGATTCGGGGCGTGCACTACGACTACGGCCCGGACTTCGGCAAGCCAATCAACCCCACCGATTACCAGTCGCCTCGCGAGTTCTCCATCTCCCTCGGCATTCGGTACTGA
- a CDS encoding cobalamin B12-binding domain-containing protein: protein MRKIRVVIAKPGLDGHDRGAKVIARALRDAGMEVIYTGLRQTPEQVVAAAVQEDADVIGLSILSGAHTQICPRVMELVREQGLDDVLVVIGGIIPDADVPKLQAIGVKGIFRPGSSMQDIVRFIEHNVRAATEA, encoded by the coding sequence ATGCGGAAAATCCGAGTCGTCATCGCCAAGCCCGGCCTCGATGGCCACGACCGCGGAGCCAAGGTGATTGCTCGGGCCCTGCGCGACGCGGGCATGGAGGTCATCTACACCGGGTTGCGCCAGACGCCCGAGCAGGTCGTGGCTGCCGCGGTCCAGGAGGACGCCGACGTCATCGGTTTGTCGATCCTGTCCGGGGCGCATACGCAGATCTGTCCACGCGTCATGGAACTCGTGCGCGAGCAGGGACTCGACGATGTGCTCGTGGTCATTGGTGGCATCATTCCGGACGCGGACGTGCCGAAGCTGCAGGCAATCGGCGTCAAGGGCATCTTCCGGCCGGGCAGCTCGATGCAGGATATCGTGCGGTTCATCGAGCACAATGTCCGCGCTGCCACCGAGGCGTGA